From one Rhizobium lentis genomic stretch:
- a CDS encoding gamma-glutamyltransferase family protein produces the protein MTAFTTRPEILGTFGVVTSTHWIGSAVGMSILEKGGNAFDAAIATGFVLQVVEPHLCGPGGDLPAVIYSRKKDKVEVICAQGPAPAGATIEHYSAEGLTLIPGDGLLATVIPGAFDGWMLMLRDYGTMSVRDVLEPAIYYAEHGHPLLPRVSATIKGLATFFEKEWPTSHQTWMPGGRVPEAHANFRNPVLAATWKRVIAEAEAKSGREAQVEAARDAFYRGFIAEKIDAYLNTAEVMDASGYRHKGVLTADDMANWSATVEAPLTYDYHGWTIAKTGPWGQGPVFLQALSILKGFDLAAMDPAGADFVHTVTEAMKLAFADREAYYGDPDFSEIPVAHLLSEPYADGRRKLIGADASFDLRPGIVPGFEAQLDLTMKMLGAESKTGAVYEPTMAHLSEKRGDTVHIDVIDRDGNMVSVTPSGGWLQSSPTVPGLGFCLNSRAQMFWLKSGLPTSLAPGKRPRTTLTPSLGLHEGRPTLAFGTPGGDQQEQWQLSFFLRHVHHRLNLQAAIDQPLFHTSHFPSSFYPRTREPGSLMVEANFGADVLAALSRKGHKLTVADEWTIGRLTAARRDADGLMRAAATPRLMQAYAVGR, from the coding sequence ATGACCGCATTCACGACCCGTCCCGAAATCCTCGGCACCTTCGGCGTCGTCACCTCGACGCACTGGATCGGCTCCGCCGTCGGCATGAGCATTCTCGAAAAAGGCGGCAATGCCTTCGACGCCGCAATCGCGACGGGTTTCGTGCTGCAGGTCGTCGAGCCGCATCTGTGCGGGCCGGGCGGCGATCTGCCGGCGGTGATTTATTCGAGGAAAAAGGACAAGGTCGAAGTCATCTGTGCGCAAGGCCCCGCACCGGCCGGCGCGACGATCGAGCACTATAGCGCGGAAGGCCTGACGCTGATCCCCGGCGATGGCCTGCTCGCGACGGTCATTCCCGGCGCCTTCGACGGCTGGATGCTGATGCTGCGCGATTACGGCACGATGAGCGTGCGCGACGTGCTGGAACCGGCGATCTATTATGCCGAGCACGGCCATCCCCTGCTGCCGCGCGTCTCGGCCACCATCAAGGGGCTGGCGACTTTCTTCGAGAAGGAATGGCCGACCTCCCACCAAACCTGGATGCCTGGTGGCCGCGTGCCCGAGGCGCATGCGAACTTCCGCAATCCGGTGCTTGCTGCGACCTGGAAGCGCGTCATTGCCGAGGCCGAGGCGAAAAGCGGTCGGGAGGCGCAGGTGGAGGCGGCGCGCGACGCCTTTTATCGCGGCTTCATCGCCGAGAAGATCGATGCGTATCTCAACACCGCCGAGGTGATGGATGCGAGCGGTTATCGCCACAAGGGCGTGCTGACGGCAGACGATATGGCGAACTGGTCGGCGACGGTCGAGGCGCCGCTGACCTATGATTATCACGGCTGGACGATCGCCAAGACAGGTCCCTGGGGCCAGGGGCCTGTCTTCCTGCAGGCGCTGTCGATCCTGAAGGGCTTCGATCTCGCCGCGATGGATCCGGCCGGCGCCGACTTCGTCCATACGGTCACCGAGGCGATGAAGCTCGCCTTCGCCGACCGCGAAGCCTATTACGGCGACCCGGATTTTTCGGAGATTCCCGTCGCGCATCTTCTGTCGGAGCCATATGCCGACGGGCGCCGCAAGCTGATCGGCGCCGACGCCTCCTTCGATCTCCGTCCCGGCATCGTTCCCGGTTTCGAAGCGCAGCTTGATCTGACGATGAAGATGCTCGGCGCCGAATCCAAGACCGGCGCCGTCTACGAGCCGACCATGGCGCATCTTTCCGAAAAGCGTGGCGACACCGTGCATATCGACGTGATCGACCGTGACGGCAACATGGTCTCCGTCACGCCGTCCGGCGGCTGGCTGCAGTCTTCGCCAACCGTACCCGGCCTCGGCTTCTGCCTCAATTCCCGTGCGCAAATGTTCTGGCTGAAATCCGGCCTGCCGACCTCGCTTGCGCCCGGAAAACGGCCGCGCACGACGCTGACGCCTTCACTCGGCCTCCATGAGGGCCGCCCGACGCTTGCCTTCGGCACACCGGGCGGCGACCAGCAGGAGCAATGGCAGCTCTCCTTCTTCCTGCGGCATGTGCACCACAGGCTGAACCTGCAGGCGGCGATCGACCAGCCGCTTTTCCACACTTCGCATTTCCCGAGCTCCTTCTATCCGCGCACGCGCGAGCCCGGCAGCCTGATGGTGGAAGCAAATTTCGGCGCCGATGTGCTCGCCGCGCTCTCCCGCAAGGGCCACAAGCTAACGGTGGCCGATGAATGGACGATTGGCCGGCTGACCGCGGCGCGGCGCGATGCCGACGGACTGATGCGCGCCGCGGCGACCCCACGCCTGATGCAGGCTTATGCGGTCGGACGGTAG
- a CDS encoding M81 family metallopeptidase — MRIAVGGIHIECSTYNPVLNEEKDFRVLRGEGLLESPYFAFLKDYDAEFLPTIHARAIAGGPVSRATYDAFKGEFLERLKPLLPLDGLYLAMHGAMYVEGMEDAEGDWISAARALVGEACTVSASYDLHGNVTQRIIDALDIYSTYRTAPHIDVEATMRRSVSMLVKSLKTGVRPFVLWAPIPVVLPGERTSTVDEPAKSLYARLPEIDAMDGVWDASLMVGYVWADEPRATAAAIMTGTDRVVLEREARRLAMAYWDARADFVFGCETGSIEECVARAMASPTAPVVLAESGDNPTGGGVGDRAEVLAELIARGAQGVVFAGIADKAATEACYAAGVGAELTLSVGASLDAKGSKPVTAYVTVKFLHQTADLSDRQAVVSIGGIDLVLSAKRRPYHNIVDFTRLDLHPERAKIIVVKSGYLSPDLAPIANPNLMALSPGVVDQFVERLPRLRKQHPTYPFDKDFAFEPKVFRSARAR, encoded by the coding sequence ATGCGCATCGCCGTCGGTGGCATTCATATCGAATGCAGCACATACAATCCCGTTCTGAACGAGGAGAAAGATTTTCGGGTGCTGCGCGGGGAGGGGCTGCTGGAATCGCCCTATTTCGCCTTTCTGAAGGATTATGACGCCGAGTTCCTGCCAACGATCCATGCCCGCGCCATTGCCGGCGGTCCGGTATCGCGTGCGACTTATGACGCCTTCAAGGGCGAATTCCTCGAGCGGCTGAAGCCGCTGCTGCCGCTCGATGGTCTCTATCTCGCCATGCACGGCGCCATGTATGTCGAAGGCATGGAGGATGCCGAAGGCGACTGGATCAGTGCGGCGCGTGCGCTGGTCGGCGAGGCATGCACCGTCTCGGCAAGCTACGACCTGCACGGCAACGTCACCCAGCGCATCATCGATGCGCTCGACATCTACTCCACCTATCGCACCGCCCCGCATATCGATGTCGAGGCGACGATGCGTCGCTCGGTCTCGATGCTGGTCAAGAGCTTGAAAACCGGCGTGAGGCCGTTCGTTCTCTGGGCGCCGATCCCGGTCGTCCTGCCCGGCGAGCGCACCAGCACGGTCGATGAGCCGGCGAAGAGCCTCTATGCCAGATTGCCCGAGATCGACGCGATGGACGGCGTCTGGGATGCATCGCTGATGGTCGGCTATGTCTGGGCCGATGAACCGCGCGCCACTGCCGCCGCCATCATGACGGGCACCGACCGGGTCGTGCTGGAGCGCGAGGCAAGGCGTCTTGCCATGGCTTATTGGGACGCGCGCGCGGATTTCGTCTTCGGCTGCGAGACCGGCTCGATCGAGGAATGCGTCGCCAGAGCGATGGCAAGCCCGACCGCACCCGTGGTGCTCGCCGAATCCGGCGACAACCCGACTGGCGGCGGCGTCGGGGACCGGGCCGAGGTGCTGGCCGAACTGATCGCCAGGGGTGCGCAAGGCGTCGTCTTCGCCGGCATCGCCGACAAGGCGGCGACCGAAGCCTGTTATGCCGCAGGCGTCGGCGCGGAGCTGACCCTCAGCGTCGGCGCTTCGCTCGATGCCAAGGGCAGCAAGCCAGTTACGGCATACGTCACCGTAAAATTCCTGCATCAGACCGCCGATCTTTCCGATCGCCAGGCGGTCGTTTCGATCGGCGGCATCGATCTTGTGCTCTCGGCGAAGCGCCGGCCCTATCACAACATCGTCGATTTCACCCGGCTTGACCTTCATCCGGAACGGGCGAAGATCATTGTCGTCAAATCGGGCTATCTCTCGCCGGACTTGGCGCCCATCGCCAACCCGAATCTGATGGCGCTCTCGCCCGGCGTTGTCGACCAGTTCGTCGAGCGCCTGCCGCGGCTGCGCAAACAGCACCCGACCTATCCCTTCGACAAGGATTTTGCCTTCGAGCCCAAAGTCTTCCGTTCCGCACGCGCGCGCTAG
- a CDS encoding NIPSNAP family protein, which translates to MDPHIVFELRRYRLLPGRRETLIRLFDRAFVEPQEALGMRVEGEFRDLDDPDCFVWIRSFKNMDARTDALASFYSGPVWKEHGPAANATMLNSDNVLLLKPAAGVIPFAHNLPRDKEAGRTRAQGLIVVNICSLAPGTEEDFSEFFRDSAMPAMLAAGARIEAVFMTERNRNGFPRLPVREGETVFVWLEAHEDQDGAVAYQHRQTPVWTAEIYPWMDSRCWRRIEIVRLTPTARSLCAW; encoded by the coding sequence ATGGACCCTCATATCGTATTCGAACTTCGCCGCTACCGGCTTCTTCCCGGGCGCAGAGAGACATTGATCCGGTTATTTGACCGCGCCTTCGTTGAGCCTCAGGAGGCGCTGGGCATGCGAGTCGAAGGGGAGTTTCGCGATCTCGACGATCCCGATTGCTTTGTCTGGATTCGCTCCTTCAAGAACATGGACGCCAGAACGGATGCGCTCGCTTCCTTTTATTCCGGCCCGGTTTGGAAGGAGCATGGACCGGCTGCGAACGCGACGATGCTCAATTCGGACAATGTCTTGCTGCTGAAGCCGGCGGCCGGCGTTATTCCCTTCGCGCATAATCTGCCGAGGGATAAAGAGGCCGGGCGCACGCGAGCACAGGGGTTGATCGTCGTGAATATCTGCTCGCTCGCACCCGGAACGGAGGAAGATTTCTCGGAATTTTTCCGCGACAGCGCGATGCCGGCCATGTTGGCGGCCGGTGCGCGGATCGAGGCGGTGTTTATGACCGAGCGAAACAGGAACGGTTTTCCTCGGCTGCCGGTTCGCGAGGGAGAAACGGTGTTCGTCTGGCTTGAAGCTCACGAGGATCAAGACGGCGCGGTCGCCTACCAGCACCGGCAGACTCCGGTCTGGACGGCCGAGATTTATCCCTGGATGGACAGCCGGTGCTGGCGCAGGATCGAGATCGTACGCTTGACGCCGACGGCGCGGTCGCTTTGCGCCTGGTGA
- a CDS encoding TetR/AcrR family transcriptional regulator has translation MIDHKRINDPEGVRRRIIDAAYDAFITQGYLATGMLELRERASVSGGAMAHHFPAKRDLGLAVIRDRVADAVRQTWIEPLHRCVDAPTAIDLIFETIIGELAQKDSVSGCPLNNMAMEVSQHDAEMRALVSAVFRAWHEALSAKFEADVKGKRAAGFNPQRTATLLIAAYSGAMAMAKARQDAGPLNDCRAELAELLAEKYRRL, from the coding sequence ATGATCGACCACAAGAGGATCAACGACCCCGAAGGCGTGCGTCGCAGGATCATCGACGCCGCCTACGACGCCTTTATCACGCAAGGTTACCTCGCCACCGGCATGCTGGAGCTGCGCGAGCGGGCTTCCGTGTCCGGCGGCGCAATGGCGCACCATTTCCCTGCAAAGCGCGACCTCGGGCTTGCAGTCATCCGCGATCGCGTCGCCGACGCCGTTCGGCAGACATGGATCGAACCGCTTCACAGATGTGTGGATGCGCCGACCGCCATAGACCTGATCTTCGAAACCATCATCGGTGAACTGGCGCAGAAGGACAGCGTCTCCGGCTGCCCGCTCAATAATATGGCGATGGAAGTTTCCCAGCACGACGCGGAGATGCGCGCGCTTGTCAGCGCCGTGTTCAGAGCCTGGCATGAGGCGCTGTCCGCCAAGTTTGAGGCAGATGTGAAAGGAAAACGCGCCGCCGGTTTCAATCCGCAGAGAACCGCAACGCTTCTCATTGCCGCATATTCCGGTGCCATGGCGATGGCAAAGGCACGCCAGGATGCCGGCCCGCTCAACGACTGTCGCGCCGAACTGGCCGAGTTGCTCGCGGAGAAATACCGCCGGCTTTGA
- the rplU gene encoding 50S ribosomal protein L21, with amino-acid sequence MFAVIKTGGKQYRVAANDVLTIEKLEASAGDSIEFTEVLVIGEGADAAIGAPFVAGASVKAEVVDQTRGKKVIAFKKRRRQNSKRSRGHRQHHTVVRITDIVAAK; translated from the coding sequence ATGTTCGCAGTCATCAAGACCGGCGGTAAGCAGTACCGTGTGGCAGCCAACGACGTGCTGACCATCGAGAAGCTTGAAGCATCCGCTGGCGACTCCATTGAATTCACCGAAGTCCTCGTGATCGGCGAAGGCGCCGACGCAGCGATCGGTGCGCCCTTCGTAGCCGGCGCCTCCGTCAAGGCGGAAGTCGTCGACCAGACCCGCGGCAAGAAGGTCATCGCCTTCAAGAAGCGCCGTCGTCAGAATTCGAAGCGTTCGCGCGGCCATCGCCAGCATCACACGGTCGTCCGTATCACGGACATCGTGGCTGCCAAGTAA
- the rpmA gene encoding 50S ribosomal protein L27: MAHKKAGGSSRNGRDSESKRLGVKKFGGEAVIAGNIIVRQRGTQWHPGSNVGLGKDHTIFALTAGNVDYRTKANGRVYVSVMPKAEAAE, from the coding sequence ATGGCACACAAAAAAGCTGGCGGTTCCTCGCGCAACGGTCGCGATTCCGAATCCAAGCGCCTTGGCGTGAAGAAGTTCGGCGGCGAAGCCGTCATCGCAGGCAACATCATCGTGCGTCAGCGCGGTACGCAGTGGCATCCCGGTTCCAACGTCGGCCTCGGCAAGGATCACACGATCTTTGCACTTACCGCCGGCAATGTGGACTACCGTACGAAGGCCAACGGTCGCGTCTACGTGTCTGTCATGCCGAAAGCGGAAGCAGCGGAATAA
- a CDS encoding GNAT family N-acetyltransferase: protein MQGELIRVDQSRSPREDQRSPKERLRPERLRTDCPVLLSERLVMRAPHEEDIDALAHLANNAKVATMVSRMPHPYTANDAADFVWRTRNGEIGKCVYAITKAENGAFMGCCGVEPHADGKTVEIGYWLGEPYWNQGYMTEACHALVDMVFRTRQDVDQIDARCRVMNVASRRVIQKCGFQFQGSGLAASLALGSNVPVEWYRLDRKTWMSLRSWGNIA from the coding sequence ATGCAAGGCGAATTGATAAGGGTCGACCAATCACGGTCACCCCGGGAAGACCAGCGGTCTCCCAAGGAACGGCTGAGGCCGGAGCGGTTAAGGACCGATTGCCCTGTCTTGTTATCGGAAAGGCTCGTCATGCGCGCGCCCCACGAAGAAGACATCGACGCCCTTGCCCATCTCGCCAACAACGCCAAAGTCGCCACCATGGTATCGCGTATGCCGCACCCCTATACCGCCAATGATGCCGCCGACTTTGTTTGGCGTACGCGAAATGGCGAGATTGGTAAGTGCGTCTATGCCATCACCAAGGCCGAAAACGGCGCCTTCATGGGGTGCTGCGGTGTGGAACCGCATGCCGACGGCAAGACCGTCGAGATCGGTTACTGGCTGGGTGAGCCCTATTGGAACCAGGGCTATATGACCGAGGCCTGCCATGCGCTGGTCGATATGGTGTTCAGAACCCGCCAGGACGTCGACCAGATCGACGCCCGCTGCCGGGTGATGAACGTCGCCTCGCGGCGCGTCATCCAGAAGTGCGGCTTCCAGTTCCAGGGATCGGGGCTCGCCGCCTCGCTGGCGCTCGGCAGCAACGTCCCGGTCGAGTGGTACAGGCTCGACCGCAAGACCTGGATGTCGCTGAGAAGCTGGGGGAACATCGCATGA
- a CDS encoding GNAT family N-acetyltransferase, producing MSTTALQRPHTKPMMPGPAPVISTARLTLRPHRLSDAPAIAESLSDFAVTRMLSRVPAPFDRQDALDWLMPVTSGTLPDWSLAITGKDDVHIGTVSIELRHGRWHLGYWLNRYYWRRGYMSEAVAAIIERFSRRMPETPIDSGVFADNPASLRLQEKLGFRMTGCGEIYCFARNTMVSHIETVLQPGMLQPRKVA from the coding sequence ATGAGCACGACGGCACTGCAAAGGCCGCACACCAAGCCGATGATGCCCGGCCCCGCGCCGGTCATTTCGACCGCTCGGCTGACGCTCCGCCCCCACCGGCTGAGCGATGCACCCGCCATCGCGGAATCGCTTTCCGATTTCGCGGTGACGCGCATGCTATCCCGGGTGCCCGCGCCCTTCGACCGGCAGGATGCGCTGGACTGGCTGATGCCGGTCACGTCAGGCACCCTGCCGGACTGGTCGCTCGCGATCACCGGCAAGGACGATGTCCATATCGGCACCGTCTCGATCGAGCTGCGCCACGGCCGCTGGCACCTCGGCTACTGGCTGAACCGCTACTACTGGCGGCGCGGCTATATGAGCGAGGCGGTGGCGGCGATCATCGAGCGCTTCTCGCGCCGCATGCCGGAGACGCCGATCGATTCCGGCGTCTTCGCCGACAACCCGGCCTCGCTGCGGCTGCAGGAGAAGCTCGGTTTTCGCATGACCGGTTGCGGCGAAATCTATTGTTTCGCCCGCAACACCATGGTGTCGCACATCGAAACCGTGCTGCAGCCGGGCATGCTGCAGCCGCGCAAGGTTGCGTAA